One stretch of Juglans microcarpa x Juglans regia isolate MS1-56 chromosome 3D, Jm3101_v1.0, whole genome shotgun sequence DNA includes these proteins:
- the LOC121256247 gene encoding LOW QUALITY PROTEIN: snRNA-activating protein complex subunit-like (The sequence of the model RefSeq protein was modified relative to this genomic sequence to represent the inferred CDS: inserted 2 bases in 1 codon): protein METIRERGASPGGEVVEEDDGILSIPRGGPIYAPNLVSPLSSVPHFEASLLLQLQNLEAELGCSDYSQPCDEDISVDELKILREEELVDMAMRVAFQQGEENHENSSQPSEEQSAAAGEKDAHSRSRNKHACSESISGGEKLLSSFEIQSDSPSRTGCIQNSHSRKRKRRKVNNHTIEDGYTAKVEQLVKIKQKQDENKAAARLHSFNGGCEINESAITLSEGTERMKSLRFTSYATKVKSPSIGEHSVVPYPEVVLCVEVYHSSRKWVKTQEFLVPGHQTLTELRDKIYCSTDQVMLKAGQHDPSGYFLVEDVFFNDLRDPSAIDYSEPIFDWLRNSKDEALKKWESITTGELQQKQKAIVGDVTGLQLPKFKAVDMHMTRFCDLRFRLGAGYLYCHQGDCKHAMVIRDMRLIHPEDVHNRAGYPVVLFQLKSRVQKCEXCKIYRATKVTVDDRWAQKNPCYFCKDCYFLLHYGKDESLLYNDFSVYDYQHD from the exons ATGGAGACGATAAGGGAGCGAGGGGCAAGCCCAGGAGGAGAGGTAGTGGAGGAAGACGATGGAATCCTCTCAATTCCACGGGGCGGACCCATTTACGCCCCCAACCTTGTGAGCCCCCTCTCTTCGGTTCCCCACTTCGAGGCTTCTCTTCTCCTGCAACTTCAG AATCTAGAGGCGGAACTAGGCTGTTCAGATTATTCTCAACCGTGTGATGAAGATATTTC GGTTGATGAGCTTAAAATATTGCGTGAAGAAGAATTAGTGGATATGGCTATGAGAGTAGCATTTCAG CAGGGTGAAGAGAACCACGAAAATTCTTCACAACCTTCGGAAGAGCAGTCCGCCGCTGCAGG GGAAAAAGATGCTCACAGTAGATCAAGAAATAAGCATGCATGCTCAGAAAGCATTTCAGGAGGGGAAAAGCTTTTATCTTCATTCGAGATCCAAAGCGATTCTCCTTCCCGAACTGGTTGCATTCAAAATAGCCACtcaaggaagagaaagagaagaaaagtgaATAACCATACCATTGAA GATGGTTATACTGCAAAGGTGGAGCAACttgtaaaaattaaacaaaagcaGGATGAAAACAAAGCAGCGGCAAGACTGCACTCATTCAA TGGTGGTTGTGAAATAAATGAAAGTGCCATTACTTTGTCAGAAGGAACTGAAAGGATGAAATCTCTCAGATTTACAAGTTATGCTACAAAG GTGAAATCACCAAGCATTGGGGAACACAGTGTTGTGCCGTATCCAGAAGTTGTTCTTTGTGTTGAGGTTTACCATAGCTCACGGAAGTGGGTGAAG ACTCAGGAGTTTTTGGTCCCAGGCCATCAAACCTTGACTGAACTGAGGGATAAGATCTATTGCTCAACTGACCAGGTGATGCTGAAGGCTGGGCAGCATGATCCTTCTGGATATTTCCTTGTAGAA GATGTATTTTTCAACGATTTGAGGGATCCCTCTGCTATAGATTATAGTGAACCTATCTTTGACTGGCTCAGAAACTCTAAGGATGAGGCTCTTAAAAAATGGGAAAGCATTACAACTGGGGAATTACAACAGAAGCAGAAAGCAATTGTTGGAGATGTTACAGGCCTGCAATTGCCTAAGTTCAAAGCTGTTGACATGCACATGACACGGTTTTGTGACTTAAGATTTCGACTTGGTGCTGGATATCTCTACTGTCACCAG GGAGACTGCAAGCATGCAATGGTGATAAGAGACATGAGGTTGATTCATCCAGAGGACGTGCACAACCGAGCTGGTTACCCAGTAGTCTTGTTTCAACTAAAATCTCGTGTTCAGAAATGTGA TTGTAAGATATATAGAGCTACAAAGGTGACGGTTGATGACAGGTGGGCACAGAAGAACCCTTGCTATTTTTGTAAAGActgttattttcttcttcattatgGTAAGGATGAGTCTCTGCTGTATAATGACTTCTCAGTATACGATTATCAACATGATTAA
- the LOC121256111 gene encoding LOW QUALITY PROTEIN: uncharacterized protein LOC121256111 (The sequence of the model RefSeq protein was modified relative to this genomic sequence to represent the inferred CDS: inserted 1 base in 1 codon): MESTQIQSENARDSAEEMINPGQLETNPDGNGSVFKENDRAEEGHVDKLTSESAEFSDIEIQPEKRELLHPEDDAQLEEKYREDIRQTTSSVPEESGPDSHGLNNVKDDVKIIQPHTQLPRPEAPPGLSSSNGPVSFQRSQSLSVDMPSIGKLIRERSNSLSSAIVKRLSSLKESNNNSSNNADDSKKGPNSGDVTEFNLSGLKVIVKVKNDLELKGRISFFSRSNCRDCTAVRRFFCEKGLKFIEINIDVYPQREKELIERTGSSSVPQIFFNEKLFXGLVALNSLRNSGGFDRRLKEMLGSKCPDDAPAPPVYGFDDTEDEQTDEMIGIVRVLRQRLPIQDRLMKMKLVKNCFSGSEMVEVLIQHLDCGRRKAVDIGKQLAKKHFINHVFGENDFEDGNHFYRFLEHEPFIPKCFNFRGFVNDCEPKPAAMIGQRLNKIMSAILESYSSHDRQHVDYVGISNSEEFRRYVNLARELHRVNFVALSENEKLAFFLNLYNAMVIHAVIRIGCPEGVIDRRFFFSDFLYVVGGQPYSLNTINHGILRNNRRAPYTFVKPFGTGDKRLEFALSKFNPLVHFGLCNGTRSSPTVRFFSPQGVEAELRCATREFFQAGGMEVDLEKRTVYLTRIIKWCNVDFGNEKQILKWILNYLDATKAGLLTHLLGDGGPVYIVYQDYNWSLNS, from the exons ATGGAATCGACCCAAATCCAATCGGAAAATGCAAGGGACTCGGCAGAAGAGATGATCAATCCGGGACAGCTTGAAACAAATCCCGACGGAAATGGTTCTGTTTTCAAGGAGAATGATCGGGCAGAAGAAGGTCATGTGGATAAACTGACTTCAGAGTCCGCAGAATTCTCCGATATAGAGATCCAGCCTGAGAAGAGGGAATTACTACACCCAGAAGACGATGCACaactagaagaaaaatatcGGGAAGACATCAGACAAACAACGTCTTCTGTGCCCGAAGAATCTGGCCCCGACTCGCATGGTTTGAATAATGTGAAGGACGACGTTAAGATTATCCAACCTCATACGCAGCTCCCTAGGCCAGAGGCCCCCCCAGGGCTTTCGAGTTCAAACGGCCCCGTATCTTTTCAACGGTCGCAGTCTTTGTCCGTGGACATGCCGTCGATCGGGAAGCTCATCCGCGAGAGGAGCAACAGCCTTTCGTCGGCGATCGTGAAACGACTGTCTTCTCTGAAAGAAAgcaacaacaacagcagcaacaaCGCGGACGATTCGAAGAAGGGACCAAACTCGGGCGACGTGACCGAGTTCAATCTCTCGGGGCTGAAGGTGATCGTCAAGGTCAAGAACGACTTGGAACTCAAAGGCCGAATCAGCTTTTTCTCGAGGTCCAATTGCCGGGATTGCACTGCGGTCCGAAGGTTCTTCTGCGAGAAGGGACTGAAATTCATTGAAATCAACATCGACGTGTACCCTCAGAGAGAGAAGGAGCTCATCGAGAGGACTGGGAGCTCGTCCGTACCGCAAATATTCTTCAACGAGAAACTGT GGGGTTTGGTGGCGTTGAACTCACTGAGAAACAGTGGCGGATTTGACAGGAGGTTGAAGGAGATGCTTGGTAGCAAATGTCCCGATGACGCGCCTGCACCGCCAGTTTACGGATTTGATGATACCGAGGACGAACAGACGGACGAGATGATCGGGATCGTCCGGGTTTTGCGGCAGAGACTGCCCATTCAGGACCGTCTGATGAAGATGAAGCTCGTTAAAAACTGTTTCTCTGGGAGCGAGATGGTGGAGGTGCTGATTCAGCACTTGGACTGTGGTCGCAGGAAG GCTGTTGACATTGGAAAGCAACTGGCCAAAAAACATTTCATCAATCATGTGTTTGG GGAAAATGACTTTGAAGATGGGAACCATTTTTATCGTTTCCTTGAGCACGAACCCTTTATTCCTAAATGCTTCAATTTCCGAGGATTTGTAAACGACTGCGAGCCCAAGCCTGCAGCTATGATTGGCCAAAGGCTAAACAAGATCATGTCTGCCATTCTGGAGTCATATTCGTCCCATGACAGGCAGCATGTTGATTATGTGGGTATCAGCAACAGTGAGGAATTTCGGAG GTATGTAAATTTGGCTCGAGAACTTCACCGGGTGAACTTCGTAGCTCtctctgaaaatgaaaagctaGCCTTCTTTTTGAACCTGTACAATGCCATGGTCATCCATGCAGTAATAAGGATAGGGTGTCCAGAGGGTGTAATTGATAGGAGATTCTTTTTTTCCGATTTCCTATACGTAGTCGGAGGGCAGCCCTATTCCCTCAATACAATTAACCATGGGATCCTCAGAAACAACAGGAGAGCCCCATACACCTTTGTCAAGCCCTTTGGAACTGGAGACAAACGTTTGGAG TTTGCTCTTTCCAAATTTAATCCATTGGTCCACTTTGGGCTTTGTAATGGGACAAGGTCAAGCCCAACAGTGAGGTTCTTCTCACCCCAAGGAGTTGAAGCCGAATTGAGATGCGCCACAAGAGAGTTCTTCCAGGCTGGTGGAATGGAGGTGGACTTAGAGAAGAGAACTGTTTATCTCACTCGAATTATTAAGTG GTGCAATGTGGATTTTGGAAATGAGAAACAAATACTGAAGTGGATCCTCAATTACTTGGATGCAACAAAAGCAGGTCTTTTGACACATCTTTTGGGGGATGGGGGCCCTGTATATATTGTGTACCAAGACTATAATTGGTCACTCAACTCTTGA